The Allocatelliglobosispora scoriae genome contains a region encoding:
- a CDS encoding phosphopantetheine-binding protein, whose protein sequence is MTTDTVAAPPRERVRTELAALLDVDLSAVPDRASLRDGLALDSLTMMRVITWLEARGVPILAEELLPASVGDLLARVESRGDGPRLRIGGLPGIPEHLRATPPHDPLVPVLETRALRLTPIVGEDLGFLYSLAVEPETGFRWRYRGSIPPLERFRAELWNQVLLQYVVRRVADDAPVGHVVAYGDELSLRHTYVGAVFHPSSAGTGLPAQAVSLFVRHLFHTFPLNKVYMEVPGINWPQVQSGQGSLFQVEGVLRDHDYYAGRLWDKYVCAIYPDGRAPAAS, encoded by the coding sequence ATGACGACAGACACGGTGGCCGCCCCGCCGCGCGAGCGGGTCCGTACCGAGCTCGCGGCCCTGCTCGACGTGGACCTCTCGGCGGTGCCCGACCGCGCCTCGCTCCGCGACGGGCTCGCCCTGGACAGCCTGACGATGATGCGCGTCATCACCTGGCTGGAGGCGCGCGGCGTGCCGATCCTCGCCGAGGAGCTGCTCCCCGCGAGCGTCGGCGACCTGCTGGCCCGGGTGGAGAGCCGCGGTGACGGGCCCCGGCTGCGGATCGGCGGCCTGCCCGGCATCCCCGAGCACCTGCGGGCGACGCCACCGCACGACCCGCTCGTGCCGGTGCTGGAGACGCGCGCGCTGCGGCTGACGCCGATCGTCGGCGAGGACCTGGGCTTCCTCTACTCGCTCGCCGTCGAGCCGGAGACCGGTTTCCGCTGGCGCTATCGCGGCTCGATCCCGCCGCTGGAGCGGTTCCGGGCGGAGCTGTGGAACCAGGTCCTCCTGCAGTACGTGGTGCGCCGGGTCGCCGACGACGCCCCGGTCGGGCACGTGGTCGCCTACGGCGACGAGCTCAGCCTGCGGCACACCTATGTCGGGGCGGTCTTCCACCCGAGCAGCGCCGGCACCGGGCTGCCCGCGCAGGCGGTCTCGCTCTTCGTCCGGCACCTGTTCCACACGTTCCCGCTGAACAAGGTCTACATGGAGGTGCCGGGGATCAACTGGCCGCAGGTGCAGAGCGGCCAGGGCAGCCTCTTCCAGGTCGAGGGTGTGCTCCGCGACCACGACTACTACGCCGGGCGGCTGTGGGACAAGTACGTCTGCGCGATCTACCCCGACGGCCGCGCACCCGCGGCTTCCTGA
- a CDS encoding response regulator, producing MVPGQPAKILLVDDRHDNLVALEAMLQGLPVQAVTADSGDAALKQLLKGDFALILLDAHMPGMDGFETAAHIKSRERTRQIPIIFLTAADRDARLALRGYAAGAVDYMTKPFDPWVLRAKVSILVEMYLKSEHIGVLARQLAQLEETVGKTLAVLAENPPTEAVKLATELLQAAIRDADTP from the coding sequence ATCGTGCCGGGCCAACCGGCCAAGATCCTGCTCGTCGACGACCGGCACGACAACCTCGTGGCGCTGGAGGCGATGCTGCAGGGCCTGCCCGTGCAGGCGGTCACCGCGGACAGCGGGGACGCGGCTCTCAAGCAGCTCCTCAAGGGCGATTTCGCGCTGATCCTGCTCGACGCGCACATGCCCGGCATGGACGGCTTCGAGACGGCGGCGCACATCAAGAGCCGGGAGCGCACCCGGCAGATCCCGATCATCTTCCTCACCGCGGCGGATCGGGACGCCCGGCTGGCACTGCGGGGGTACGCCGCCGGGGCCGTCGATTACATGACGAAGCCGTTCGACCCGTGGGTGCTGCGGGCGAAGGTCTCGATCCTGGTGGAGATGTACCTCAAGTCCGAGCACATCGGCGTACTGGCGCGGCAGCTCGCGCAGCTGGAGGAGACGGTCGGCAAGACGCTCGCGGTGCTCGCCGAGAATCCGCCGACCGAGGCCGTCAAGCTCGCGACGGAGCTGCTCCAGGCCGCGATCCGCGACGCCGACACGCCCTAG